In Crassostrea angulata isolate pt1a10 chromosome 6, ASM2561291v2, whole genome shotgun sequence, a genomic segment contains:
- the LOC128190474 gene encoding uncharacterized protein LOC128190474: MMHFTKRKSRIRSISETNPVFTIEAEVDKSIAVTDPSRNFYKSSNDRSPCIDSVTLEVNQWETESGYGSCLSSRKTSASGSLTESGHISCPSSRKTSAASDIFTESGYVSCPLTRRTSAASDIFTESGHVSCPPTRTSAASDIFTESGYASCPSSRKPSTASDIVTVPPVSVTATTPTEVSFARQVSGSEEISFDELSARRSTRGRSLSNGSLAVSKSGRRSDPPSPNRLPDATDDSVRESFQRCPSENCISPGLCESFRRGPSVGFRQFNKRERRFSVCSENIDASGVNVNLHNVIGKRGTGKGQFRNATSVSHVSSGSIVVTDIINCRVTLFHGSGRVMSEIQTGPGTEPWATAVLPNGKLVVSLQRPGCLAIFSANGEFCTNIACDLLVKPSGVATDRKGRIIVSDVSTDSVYILDQDGEVLKRLGGEPEAPIVFEEPRYVNVTSKGKILVCDSAKHCVHVFDSEGNFLHSFGSYGQDSGQFRFPYGITSDFEDNIYVADYYNNRVCMFAISGEFLGHILTPCMKLKRPQGLDIRDGMTDSILYVSHGEMKAQEVVAFKLITGSKNRLKKAIEVHL, translated from the exons ATGATGCATTTCACAA AAAGAAAGTCCCGTATTCGATCAATATCGGAGACCAATCCTGTGTTCACCATTGAAGCGGAGGTAGATAAAAGCATTGCTGTGACTGACCCATCTCGGAATTTCTACAAAAGTTCAAATGATCGGAGCCCTTGCATTGATTCAG TTACCCTTGAAGTCAACCAGTGGGAAACAGAGAGTGGATATGGTAGCTGTCTTTCCTCCAGAAAAACTTCTGCATCGGGTAGCCTCACAGAAAGTGGGCATATCAGTTGTCCTTCCTCCAGAAAAACTTCCGCTGCATCGGACATCTTCACAGAAAGTGGGTATGTCAGTTGTCCTCTCACGAGAAGAACTTCCGCTGCATCGGACATCTTCACAGAAAGTGGGCATGTCAGTTGTCCTCCCACGAGAACTTCCGCTGCATCGGACATCTTCACAGAAAGTGGATATGCTAGTTGTCCTTCCTCCCGAAAACCTTCGACTGCATCGGATATCGTCACAGTTCCCCCAGTGTCAGTCACTGCTACAACCCCCACGG AGGTAAGCTTCGCCAGACAGGTCTCCGGAAGTGAGGAAATTTCTTTCGATGAATTAAGTGCACGAAGGTCAACTCGGGGAAGATCGTTGTCTAATGGAAGCCTTGCGGTGTCAAAATCAG GTAGACGAAGTGACCCCCCTTCCCCAAACAGACTTCCTGATGCTACAGATGATTCTGTTAGGGAGAGTTTTCAAAGATGTCCGTcagaaaattgtatttcaccGGGTCTTTGTGAAAGTTTTAGAAGAG GTCCGTCCGTGGGATTCAGACAATTCAACAAACGAGAAAGGCGTTTCTCTGTCTGCTCTGAAAACATCGACGCAAGTGGAGTAAATGTCAATCTACACAATGTAATTGGCAAAAGAGGAACCGGAAAAGGACAATTCCGCAATGCTACTTCCGTTTCGCACGTCAGTTCCGGTTCTATTGTTGTTACAGACATTATTAATTGCAGGGTGACTCTTTTTCATGGAAGTGGGCGAGTTATGAGTGAAATTCAAACTGGACCCGGGACGGAACCGTGGGCAACCGCCGTCCTTCCCAATGGAAAGCTCGTCGTCTCTCTTCAAAGACCTGGGTGTCTCGCGATCTTTAGTGCAAATGGAGAGTTTTGTACAAACATTGCTTGCGATTTGCTAGTAAAACCATCCGGGGTAGCAACTGACAGGAAGGGAAGAATCATCGTTAGTGACGTAAGCACGGATTCTGTCTACATATTGGACCAGGATGGAGAGGTACTGAAGAGACTCGGAGGCGAACCGGAAGCACCAATAGTCTTTGAGGAGCCGCGGTACGTTAACGTTACCAGTAAAGGAAAAATTCTCGTGTGTGATTCCGCCAAGCATTGTGTACACGTGTTCGACTCCGAGGGAAATTTCCTCCACAGTTTCGGATCTTACGGTCAGGACTCTGGCCAATTCCGCTTCCCGTACGGTATAACATCAGACTTTGAAGATAACATCTATGTTGCAGATTACTATAATAACCGTGTGTGCATGTTTGCTATCTCCGGAGAATTTCTCGGTCATATTCTAACACCCTGTATGAAACTTAAGCGGCCTCAGGGTCTAGATATTAGGGACGGAATGACAGACTCCATCTTATACGTCAGTCACGGCGAAATGAAGGCACAGGAAGTGGTTGCGTTCAAACTCATTACGGGGTCCAAAAATAGACTCAAGAAGGCAATCGAAGTCCATCTCtag